The genomic stretch AAGAAAATTCTCAGGAACAAATAAAAGTAAACATACAAGACTACAAAACAAAGAAACAAGACTCAAAACAGCAATATACAACATCGATAGAGTAGTAAAAATTTTAAATTAGGATTTCAACAAAGTCGTTTTTTAAAAAAGTTTAAATAATATAAGAAATATATGAATTATACGATATGAAGTAATTTTCATATCTATTTAAATATCAATCCAATCTATTATGATCCCCAAAATCAACTGCCAATTGATTAGTGAAGTATAACATAATACTTCCCCATCACCATATTCAATTAAAAATGTTTAACAAATAATAAGATTTCCATTATCAGTTGTTATATTATCAACACGATAATCAGAAAGTATGAAAATCACCACAAGAATAATTACTGCAATAACTACGGTTTATAATAGTTTCACTAATTAATCCAGATTTTGTTTCAGCTTCAAAATCTATTGAATGTTATTAAAAATGCAACCAATATAACTGAACTAAATAAATATATATCCCCTAAATCTGGAAATATAGAACAATATGTTATTACAACAGTGCAAATTAAACAAAAAAATATTTTAAAGTTAATATTTAACTCCGATTAATTCACCTACAATACAAGATTAGTGTTATAATTTAAAAATCAAACATTATTCCAATATATCTGGACTTGCATCAGCTATTTCAACTAAATATTCCGCTTCGACAATATGAAGAGTAGCTGGAATTACAATACAATGAAGAGGACCACCAAAGTCATAATCAATTAAATCTTTGATATAACCTGCTTTTACAACAACATCTTTTGAACCAACACGTGCAATACCAATAGCTAACGTATCCTCAACAATAGCTCCTTCATGATCCAATTTATCTTTAATATTCATTAAATATTCTAAACCTTCATTTATAGTCATATATCTATCTTTATGAGCTTGAATATCAAGTAATACTAAAGTATGTAAATTCATAGCTAAATTTTCTTCAATAACTTCATATGGAGATTTAGGATAAAAATTGTAATCTGGAAATGGAATAGTTGTTACTTTACCAAACTTATAACCTTGTAGACCTGAAATAGCTGGAGCTGAAGATAATATTGAAGATCCATGTATTACTTCATAATTTATTCCTCTTTTTGCACATTGAACTAAAAAATCACTATGAGTAGTTGCTATTAATGGATCACCGCCAGTTATTAATGCAATATCACTATTTAAAGCTTCATCAATAAATTTAGATTCTTCTTCAACTTCAGATCTAATTAAAACTTCAATTTTTTGACCAACCAATTCTTCAATTTTATCAAAATTAGAACCAAATAATCTAGATGTGAAAAATTCAGCATAAATTTTATCAACATTTCTTAAGGCTTCTAATCCTTTAAGTGAAATATCTTTTTCATCAAATAATCCTAAACCCACTAAATAAAACATAATATAATATATACAAATTTAAACATAAATAACTTTATGAAATGTGTAAAAGTTCCATTAAAAAAATTAAATGACACTCGTAGAAGTTTAATGGAAAAAAATCTAATGAATATGAACTATAAAATTAAAACCAAAAACGAATATGGTTTTATAGCCATAAATAAAAATATTGATGGATATGAGATAGTTGATATTGATTTAGATAAAATAAAAAGACATCCAAAAAATATTACAGAATTACTTAAAGATGAATTGTCTGCAGAAGAGATTGAAGATTTAAAAACTTCTTTTGATATTATTGGAGATATTGTAATATTAGAAATTCCTGATAATTTAAATTCAAAAAAATCTAAAATTGGTGATGCTACACTTGAATTTACAAAAAGAAAATCTGTCTATATGAAAAAAAGTGCAATAAAAGGAACAATTAGGATTAGAGATTTGGAATTTTTAAGTGGTGTTGATAATCCAGTTACAATCCATAAGGAACATAACACAAGACTAAAATTAAATGTCCGTGAAGTTTATTTTTCACCTAGACTTGCTACTGAGAGAAAAAGAGTTAGTGACAGCGTTAAAAACTGTGAAAATATACTGGATATGTTTTGTGGAATCGGATCGTTTCCAATTGTGATTGCTAAAAACAATGATGTAGATATAACAGCCGTTGATATTAATGATGTAGCTATAAATTATTTAAATGAAAATATCCAACTTAATAAACTTAAAGGTAATATCACCCCAATTATCGGAGATATAAATGAAGTAAGTAAAATCTTTAATCAAAAATATGACCGGATAATAATGAACTTACCTGGATTAGCTTATAATTTTCTTGACCTTGCAATGAATTTAATTGAAGATGAAGGAATAATTAATTATTATGAATTTTCTGATTCATATGGACAAGGTATAGAAAGGCTAAAAAAAGCTGGAAAAAAATTTAAAAAAGAAGTAGAAATAATAAATACACGTAAAGTTAAATCATCAAGTCCTGGAATGTGGCATGTAGCTATTGATGGGAAAATAAAATCCATTTAAATTGGATCAATGATCCCTTTTTCAGTAATAATACCAGTAACTAATTCTTTTGGAGTAATATCAAAAGCAGGATTTATAACCTCCGTACCCTCAGGACAAATCCTAGCACCACCATAATACCTTACCTCATCTCCATCTCTTTGTTCAATAACTGTATCAAAAATTGAAATTTCATTATCAAAAGTAGAATAAGGTGCAGCTACATAAAATGGAATATTATGATGTTTTGCAGCTAATGCAACCATAAAAGAACCAACTTTATTTACAACACCGCCACGAGCAATCCTATCAGCACCAATAACCACTTTATCAATTAATCCCTGAGACATTAAAAATCCTGATGCTGCATCAGGAATTAATTTAACTGGAATATTTTCTTGTTGCATTTCCCAAACACTTAAACTAGCTCCTTGACCCCGAGGACGAGTTTCATCACATATTACATTAATATTTTTTCCCTGAGTATAAGCTGCCCTAATAACTCCTAAAGCTGTTCCATAATCCACACAAGCCAGTGCCCCTGCATTACAATGAGTTAAAATAGTATCTCCATTATCAATTATCTCAGCACCATACTTTCCAATAGCTCTATTTGTATCCATATCTTCGCGATACATTTTTAAAGCCTCACTTAATGGATCATCGCTAGCTAATATCCTATCAACAGCCCAAAATAAATTAACCGCAGTTGGTCTTGCAGCTTTAATTTCTAAAGCAACTTTATCCAAATTTTCACCATTAATACTGGCTAATGCCATTCCAAATGCAGCAGATACTCCAATAGCTGGTGCTCCCCTAACAGTCATATTTTTAATAGCTACAATCACTTCTTTATAATTGCTGCAGTATATATATTCTAAAGTATCTGGAAGTTTTCTTTGATCAATTAACTTTAATTTATTATCTACCCATTCAAGTGTTTTCATAAACATATACTCCTTTAAGCATTTTCTGTCATAATTGGAACAACTTGTTTTTTACGTGAAACAACACCTTCAAGAAGTGCAGTATTATCCTCTAATTTAACATTATATGCTTTTTCAACTAAACTAGCAGATTCACCTAAAACAATTACTTGAGAATTACTGTTTACAATATCAGTAATCAAAAGCATGAATAAATCTAAGTCTTCTTTTTCAATGATCTTTTTAATACCCCTTTCAAGCTCATCTTTCATTTCTAAAACATCAGAAATGCTTGCAGTATTAACTTGGTTTACAATAGATTTAATATTCTTAAAATCAATTTGTTTTGCATCTAAAGCTAAAATTTCATCAATTGTAAAACCACTTAAATCAGTTCCTGCTTTTAACATATCTAAACCATAGATATTATAATCAATTTCAGCAATTTTTGCGAGTTTTTCAACAGCTTTTTTATCATCAACAGTTGTAGTTGGAGACTTTAAAAGTAAAGTATCTGAAATAATTGCAGATAACATTAAAGTAGCTATTTCTTTTGATATTTCAACATTATTCTCTTTATACAATTTAAATAAAATTGTTTCAGTACAACCTACAGGTTCTGATCTATAAAATAAAGGATAAGAAGTATTTAATGCAATTTTATGATGATCTATGACTTTTAAAATTTGAGTATTTTCTAAATTATCAATAGATTCAGAAGGGCTGTTATGGTCAACTAAAATTACATTAGCTCCATCTTCAACACTTTCAATTAATTGAGGAGCATCAATTCCCAAATAATTTAAAACATATTCAGTTTCTTTGTTTAAATTACCTAATCTACATGCAACTGCATCATCATTTCCCAATTCTTTTTCTAAGTTAGCCATTACTAAACTTGAAGTAATAGTATCAGTATCAGGACTTTTATGTCCAAAAATATAAGTTTTAACCATATTATCTCCCATAAATTCTTATAATTAATAAAATTATATTTTCATAACTATTTAATGTTTTAGGAGAAATAATAATCAAATAAAGTTTTTAAGTTAAAATCCTTTAAAAAAATAAGCAAAGGAAATTAATCCATTATTTTTTAATTTCAATTGTGTTTTTTATTTTTGATTTGCGTATTGTGTTTAGATATTGTATTTTCCTACTTTTGGATTCTTAATTTTTATTGCTGCAATTCCATTTTCTTGTTTTTAGAGAACTTAAATTACCAATAAAACTTCTCATTCAATAGCACCACCATTTGCAGCAGAATTATTAACAAAATAGCAATTATTTATTTTTTCTCCTTATCTACCATTCATTTAAATAAGATTTGATTAAAATGGTTACTAAGTTGTTTATACAAACAAATATATGGATAATGGTTTTATAAAATCCCATTAATTAATCAGTACATTATAAAACCAATCACAAAAGTTTTAAAAAAAGAGATATTAATCCAAAAGGATTAATATGGTAATGTATTGTATATTCCTCTTGGAGTATAAGAAGCAGTATTCCAGTTATTTATTTTATTATAAGTATTTCTACTGCTTGT from Methanobrevibacter oralis encodes the following:
- a CDS encoding manganese-dependent inorganic pyrophosphatase — protein: MVKTYIFGHKSPDTDTITSSLVMANLEKELGNDDAVACRLGNLNKETEYVLNYLGIDAPQLIESVEDGANVILVDHNSPSESIDNLENTQILKVIDHHKIALNTSYPLFYRSEPVGCTETILFKLYKENNVEISKEIATLMLSAIISDTLLLKSPTTTVDDKKAVEKLAKIAEIDYNIYGLDMLKAGTDLSGFTIDEILALDAKQIDFKNIKSIVNQVNTASISDVLEMKDELERGIKKIIEKEDLDLFMLLITDIVNSNSQVIVLGESASLVEKAYNVKLEDNTALLEGVVSRKKQVVPIMTENA
- the mtnA gene encoding S-methyl-5-thioribose-1-phosphate isomerase, giving the protein MKTLEWVDNKLKLIDQRKLPDTLEYIYCSNYKEVIVAIKNMTVRGAPAIGVSAAFGMALASINGENLDKVALEIKAARPTAVNLFWAVDRILASDDPLSEALKMYREDMDTNRAIGKYGAEIIDNGDTILTHCNAGALACVDYGTALGVIRAAYTQGKNINVICDETRPRGQGASLSVWEMQQENIPVKLIPDAASGFLMSQGLIDKVVIGADRIARGGVVNKVGSFMVALAAKHHNIPFYVAAPYSTFDNEISIFDTVIEQRDGDEVRYYGGARICPEGTEVINPAFDITPKELVTGIITEKGIIDPI
- a CDS encoding class I SAM-dependent methyltransferase; the encoded protein is MKCVKVPLKKLNDTRRSLMEKNLMNMNYKIKTKNEYGFIAINKNIDGYEIVDIDLDKIKRHPKNITELLKDELSAEEIEDLKTSFDIIGDIVILEIPDNLNSKKSKIGDATLEFTKRKSVYMKKSAIKGTIRIRDLEFLSGVDNPVTIHKEHNTRLKLNVREVYFSPRLATERKRVSDSVKNCENILDMFCGIGSFPIVIAKNNDVDITAVDINDVAINYLNENIQLNKLKGNITPIIGDINEVSKIFNQKYDRIIMNLPGLAYNFLDLAMNLIEDEGIINYYEFSDSYGQGIERLKKAGKKFKKEVEIINTRKVKSSSPGMWHVAIDGKIKSI
- the dph5 gene encoding diphthine synthase, translated to MFYLVGLGLFDEKDISLKGLEALRNVDKIYAEFFTSRLFGSNFDKIEELVGQKIEVLIRSEVEEESKFIDEALNSDIALITGGDPLIATTHSDFLVQCAKRGINYEVIHGSSILSSAPAISGLQGYKFGKVTTIPFPDYNFYPKSPYEVIEENLAMNLHTLVLLDIQAHKDRYMTINEGLEYLMNIKDKLDHEGAIVEDTLAIGIARVGSKDVVVKAGYIKDLIDYDFGGPLHCIVIPATLHIVEAEYLVEIADASPDILE